Proteins encoded in a region of the Flavobacteriaceae bacterium HL-DH10 genome:
- the fbaA gene encoding class II fructose-bisphosphate aldolase, translating to MGHNIKPGVATGKEVQAIFNHAKANNYALPAVNVIGSDTINGVLETARDLNAPVIIQFSNGGAQFNAGKGLSNEGQKAAIAGAIAGAKHVHTLSESYGVPVILHTDHCAKKLLPWIDGLLDASEKHFAETGKSLFSSHMIDLSEEPIEENIEICKTYLERMSKMGMTLEIELGITGGEEDGVDNTDVDDSKLYTQPEEVAYAYEELSKVSDQFTIAAAFGNVHGVYKPGNVKLTPKILKNSQEYITKKYGVEENHIDFVFHGGSGSTVEEIREGISYGVIKMNIDTDLQYAFMSGIRDYMGEKADYLKGQIGNPEGADVPNKKYYDPRVWLRAGEVTFVERLKKAFEDLNNVNTL from the coding sequence ATGGGACACAATATAAAACCAGGAGTTGCTACCGGAAAAGAAGTACAAGCTATTTTCAACCATGCAAAAGCAAATAATTATGCATTACCAGCTGTTAACGTCATAGGATCGGATACTATTAATGGTGTTTTAGAAACCGCTAGAGATTTAAATGCACCAGTAATTATTCAATTTTCTAATGGAGGTGCTCAATTTAACGCTGGAAAAGGACTAAGTAATGAAGGGCAAAAAGCAGCTATTGCAGGTGCTATAGCAGGTGCAAAACATGTACACACATTATCTGAATCTTATGGTGTTCCAGTAATTTTACATACAGACCACTGTGCTAAAAAATTATTACCTTGGATAGATGGGTTATTAGATGCAAGTGAAAAACATTTTGCTGAAACTGGAAAATCACTTTTCAGCTCGCACATGATTGACCTATCAGAAGAACCTATTGAAGAAAATATAGAAATATGTAAAACCTATTTAGAACGTATGTCTAAAATGGGCATGACTTTAGAAATTGAATTAGGTATAACTGGTGGTGAAGAAGACGGTGTTGATAATACAGATGTTGATGATTCTAAATTATACACACAACCAGAAGAAGTAGCTTACGCATACGAAGAATTAAGCAAAGTAAGTGACCAATTCACTATTGCAGCAGCTTTTGGAAATGTTCACGGTGTTTACAAACCAGGAAATGTAAAGTTAACACCAAAAATCTTAAAAAATTCTCAAGAATATATTACAAAAAAGTATGGTGTTGAAGAAAACCATATTGATTTTGTATTCCACGGCGGATCTGGTTCTACAGTTGAAGAAATTAGAGAAGGTATTAGCTATGGTGTTATAAAAATGAATATTGATACCGATTTACAATATGCCTTCATGAGTGGTATTCGTGATTACATGGGAGAAAAGGCCGATTATTTAAAAGGACAAATAGGAAACCCTGAAGGAGCCGATGTACCAAACAAAAAATATTACGACCCACGTGTATGGTTACGTGCAGGAGAAGTTACTTTTGTAGAGCGTTTAAAAAAGGCATTTGAAGATTTAAACAATGTAAATACTTTATAG